One segment of Ureibacillus thermophilus DNA contains the following:
- a CDS encoding transporter substrate-binding domain-containing protein: protein MKFKKLLKLGAIGLLAASLAACGGEDTSTSENKNAEESGSDVKKVKVAYAISWKPITYQDEKGNPAGYELDMLRLVDEKLEDYEFEYIGTTDDDLLIGVEQGKYDLGVKNIFYTDERAEKYIFPKEFTGLSSVGLLLKKENAHIKDLSDFAAAGLELAPIAANNAQYTVVAKYNEEHPDNQVKLVAGDTFAVDIVQWVNEGRADGGIALEPVIEKQINDPEGPYHNLKDELVYNEFTVIKTWTLFNKNQQELADAFDEAVKEIKQTDALNKLMVKHYGRDLFEVLKKVEAESK from the coding sequence ATGAAATTTAAAAAATTATTGAAATTAGGGGCTATCGGTTTACTTGCAGCTTCCCTGGCTGCTTGCGGAGGAGAAGATACTTCTACTTCAGAAAATAAAAATGCAGAAGAATCCGGCTCAGATGTAAAAAAAGTAAAAGTAGCCTATGCAATTTCCTGGAAGCCGATTACGTACCAAGATGAAAAAGGCAATCCGGCAGGTTATGAATTGGATATGTTGAGACTGGTGGATGAAAAATTAGAAGACTATGAATTTGAATATATTGGAACAACAGATGACGATCTGCTCATCGGGGTGGAACAAGGAAAATATGACTTAGGTGTAAAAAACATTTTCTATACGGATGAAAGAGCCGAAAAATACATTTTCCCTAAAGAATTTACAGGACTCAGCAGCGTTGGTTTATTGTTGAAAAAAGAAAATGCCCATATTAAAGATTTATCTGATTTTGCGGCTGCCGGGTTAGAGCTTGCGCCAATCGCTGCTAATAACGCGCAATATACAGTGGTGGCAAAATACAATGAAGAACATCCAGACAACCAAGTGAAATTGGTGGCAGGCGATACGTTTGCAGTAGATATTGTGCAATGGGTGAACGAAGGCCGTGCGGATGGAGGAATTGCTTTAGAACCAGTGATCGAAAAACAAATTAACGATCCAGAAGGTCCATACCATAATTTGAAAGATGAATTAGTTTATAACGAATTTACAGTAATTAAAACTTGGACGCTATTTAACAAAAACCAACAAGAATTGGCAGATGCTTTTGATGAGGCGGTAAAAGAAATTAAACAAACGGATGCACTCAATAAATTGATGGTAAAACATTATGGCCGTGACTTATTTGAAGTGTTGAAAAAAGTGGAAGCTGAGTCTAAATAA
- a CDS encoding amino acid ABC transporter permease: MFFEKYFDIDYLWGAFPQLLPYLKITFAVAGLAVVFGTLLGLVLAFMKMGKSKILQIVAHSYTTVMRCTPSIVLLFLVYYGVPFLSEALFHIHLQDIYTGVFVVIAFSLQFAAMMSEVIRSAIQSINKGQFEAAVSVGLTPWQAYRRIIFPQAIVVALPNFGNGLIAILQEGALAYTIGFIDIVGKANLIISSNFNSHALEIYIALAIIYWVISIVIERVFDLLEKAFSKGSRSIKAS, translated from the coding sequence ATGTTTTTTGAAAAGTACTTTGATATCGATTATTTATGGGGAGCTTTTCCACAACTCTTGCCCTACTTGAAAATTACTTTTGCGGTGGCTGGGCTTGCCGTAGTATTTGGCACATTGCTCGGTTTAGTTCTGGCATTTATGAAAATGGGGAAAAGCAAAATATTGCAGATTGTTGCCCATAGTTATACAACGGTTATGCGCTGTACTCCCTCCATCGTGCTATTGTTCCTTGTTTACTACGGCGTTCCTTTCTTATCGGAAGCATTGTTTCACATTCATTTGCAGGATATCTATACAGGGGTTTTCGTTGTGATTGCGTTTTCCCTTCAATTCGCAGCAATGATGTCGGAAGTGATTCGTTCAGCCATCCAGTCCATTAATAAAGGACAGTTTGAAGCGGCAGTGAGCGTGGGATTAACGCCTTGGCAAGCGTATAGACGCATCATTTTCCCTCAAGCAATTGTTGTAGCCCTTCCAAACTTCGGGAATGGCCTCATTGCCATCTTACAAGAAGGGGCATTGGCGTATACTATCGGGTTTATCGATATTGTGGGGAAAGCGAATCTCATCATTTCCAGCAATTTCAACTCTCATGCGTTGGAAATTTATATTGCTTTAGCCATCATTTATTGGGTGATTTCAATTGTCATTGAAAGAGTGTTTGATCTTTTGGAAAAAGCGTTCAGCAAAGGTTCGCGTTCAATTAAAGCATCGTAG
- a CDS encoding amino acid ABC transporter permease: MLDMEFLVDTFFVALSGVPVALLVTVVSLLIALPIGFLFALTRINKIPVLNQLAKIYVSFVRGTPVIIQIFVLYSFIPIVLNMTFEKYDINYEVYKIHPIWYAFVIFAFNKSAVLIEVFRSALSTVEKGQLEAAYSVGLTTAQAYRRIIIPQALVSALPNLATTTVNLIKATSLGYAISLQEITLKAKVAANFGYNYLEAYIDIFMVYLILCIAVEQLFKYLEKRLSRYKMASV; this comes from the coding sequence ATGCTGGATATGGAATTTCTTGTCGATACATTTTTTGTTGCATTATCCGGTGTGCCTGTCGCATTGCTTGTAACCGTGGTTTCCTTATTGATTGCATTGCCGATCGGTTTCTTATTCGCATTGACAAGAATCAATAAGATTCCCGTGTTGAATCAGCTGGCTAAAATTTATGTTTCGTTCGTTCGAGGCACGCCAGTGATTATACAAATCTTTGTTTTATACAGCTTTATTCCGATTGTTTTAAATATGACCTTTGAAAAATACGACATCAATTATGAAGTGTATAAAATTCATCCAATCTGGTATGCATTTGTGATTTTTGCTTTCAATAAATCAGCGGTATTAATAGAAGTGTTCCGCTCCGCTTTATCGACGGTGGAAAAGGGGCAATTGGAAGCGGCTTATTCCGTGGGGCTCACAACTGCTCAAGCATATCGGAGAATTATCATTCCTCAGGCTCTTGTCTCTGCATTGCCGAATCTGGCGACAACCACAGTGAACTTGATTAAAGCGACATCCTTAGGGTATGCCATTTCCTTGCAAGAGATTACGTTAAAGGCAAAGGTGGCGGCCAACTTTGGCTACAACTATTTGGAAGCCTATATTGATATTTTCATGGTTTATCTAATTCTTTGTATTGCCGTTGAACAATTATTCAAGTATTTAGAGAAACGATTGAGCCGATATAAAATGGCAAGCGTTTAA
- a CDS encoding amino acid ABC transporter ATP-binding protein produces MLEIRGIHKSFGKNEILKGVDLTINKGDVVVILGPSGSGKTTLLRCINFLERADQGTARYGDLEVDLKHATKKEVQEVRKKTAFVFQNYNLFNNKTAIENVMEGLVVARKVPKQKAREIAKNALDKVGLSDKYDYYPSQLSGGQQQRVGIARAVALNPDIILFDEPTSALDPELVGEVLNTMKEIAKEGTTMLVVTHEMGFAKDVANKVIFMDGGVIVEEGSPHDIFVAPKEARTKQFLRRVLPGSFDYEI; encoded by the coding sequence ATGCTGGAAATTAGAGGAATCCATAAATCCTTTGGAAAAAATGAGATTTTAAAAGGTGTTGATTTAACAATAAATAAAGGAGACGTGGTTGTCATCCTTGGCCCGAGCGGTTCTGGGAAAACGACGCTGCTTAGATGCATCAACTTTTTGGAACGAGCAGACCAAGGTACGGCAAGATATGGGGATTTGGAAGTGGATTTAAAACATGCGACGAAAAAAGAAGTGCAAGAGGTGCGGAAAAAAACGGCCTTTGTTTTCCAAAACTACAATTTGTTCAATAATAAAACAGCCATTGAAAATGTCATGGAAGGGTTGGTCGTTGCCCGCAAAGTGCCGAAACAAAAAGCACGGGAAATTGCGAAAAACGCCTTGGATAAAGTGGGCTTATCCGATAAATACGACTATTATCCAAGCCAGCTTTCAGGAGGGCAGCAGCAGCGGGTCGGAATCGCCCGTGCCGTTGCGTTAAACCCGGACATTATCTTATTTGACGAGCCCACTTCCGCCCTTGACCCGGAACTTGTTGGAGAGGTATTGAATACAATGAAGGAAATTGCAAAAGAAGGTACGACGATGCTTGTTGTGACTCACGAAATGGGCTTTGCCAAAGATGTGGCGAACAAGGTGATTTTCATGGACGGCGGAGTGATTGTGGAAGAAGGGTCGCCTCATGACATCTTTGTTGCGCCGAAAGAAGCTAGAACAAAACAATTCTTGCGTCGCGTATTGCCAGGTTCCTTCGATTATGAAATCTAA
- a CDS encoding FecCD family ABC transporter permease — translation MKKKLFLAYSSTFLFLLISVWLGLSIGSVDIPFSALWDKEANPRAYSILWNIRMPRVVLAGLVGASLAIAGAAFQGLLRNPLADPYTIGVSSGASVGAISTIFFGVSIPMLGSYTLAMFGILGAFITLIFVLSFARLVDKTLKMETLILTGVIFSAFLSSCISLLTALSHEELKAVVNWLLGSVAMRGWSYVYVLIPFLIIGSLILWFNRRELNVMMYGDERATSLGVNVVRRKYAVLIGGSVLTGAAVSVSGTIGFVGLVVPHITRLVWGTDHRHLLPLSFLKGATLLIICDLVSRTIVAPQELPIGVITAFIGAPVFAYIFFKQRRKK, via the coding sequence ATGAAGAAAAAGCTATTTCTCGCTTATAGTTCCACTTTTCTTTTCTTATTAATCAGCGTGTGGCTTGGATTATCCATTGGTTCTGTGGATATCCCATTTTCTGCATTATGGGACAAAGAAGCAAATCCAAGAGCCTACAGCATTTTATGGAATATCCGTATGCCGCGCGTGGTGCTTGCCGGGCTTGTTGGTGCGTCTCTTGCCATTGCAGGGGCGGCTTTTCAAGGGTTGTTAAGAAATCCGTTGGCGGACCCATATACGATTGGCGTTTCATCGGGCGCATCTGTCGGGGCCATCTCCACCATTTTTTTCGGCGTCTCCATTCCGATGCTTGGCTCTTATACACTTGCTATGTTTGGCATTCTCGGCGCTTTTATCACATTGATTTTCGTCCTTTCTTTTGCGCGGCTGGTGGATAAAACATTAAAAATGGAAACGCTGATTTTAACGGGCGTCATTTTCAGCGCTTTTTTATCCTCTTGCATTTCCTTGTTGACTGCATTGTCCCATGAAGAGTTAAAGGCGGTTGTCAACTGGCTTCTTGGCAGTGTGGCGATGCGTGGATGGTCCTATGTGTATGTATTGATTCCATTCTTAATCATTGGCTCATTGATTTTATGGTTTAACCGAAGAGAATTGAACGTGATGATGTATGGGGATGAACGGGCAACTTCATTAGGGGTGAATGTCGTCCGCAGAAAGTATGCCGTGTTGATTGGAGGCTCTGTGTTGACAGGAGCGGCTGTGAGCGTTTCAGGAACAATTGGGTTTGTCGGTTTAGTGGTGCCGCATATCACTCGGCTAGTTTGGGGAACGGATCACCGCCACTTGTTACCGCTGTCCTTTTTAAAAGGAGCAACTTTATTAATTATTTGCGATTTAGTATCCCGTACCATTGTGGCGCCCCAAGAATTGCCGATTGGCGTCATAACAGCGTTTATCGGTGCGCCGGTATTTGCTTATATTTTCTTTAAACAGCGTCGGAAAAAGTAA
- a CDS encoding adenosylcobinamide amidohydrolase, with amino-acid sequence MLKVEHIFGGYHQTPIIHDISFQVGKGEFLGILGPNGCGKSTLLKMISGILNPTSGTVFIDGVPIEKHSPKELAKKMTVLPQIQSNAFSTTVRETVEIGRYPHQTGFFSSWSEEDEKAVVKAMELTDVRKYQNTNLEFLSGGERQRVFIAQALAQSSELLLLDEPTNHLDIAHQKQILDMLRQEVTEHGMTVVAVFHDINLASLYCDRLLLMEAGRVKAYGEPHEVIIDRQIMEVYDARISTQAHPEQPKPQMAILPDFEVPEKETMVSLSNIKKGEDYIAFIADFPLKVLSSAVHNAGMGWYRAFINRTVPPEYDIENVQNEFLQYLVHQGFSPTNTVGMMTAVDTKKAVIREYQASFGSLIVIVTAGVGNAIDVSLAYERKAFQPIGTINTWVIINGKLSDEAFVQGMMTATEAKSKALQSENVMDKLTNTIATGTPTDSLLVAATQQGEYMQYAGPITEVGKMIAKGVYEATVEAIQIYKREME; translated from the coding sequence GTGCTGAAAGTTGAACATATTTTTGGCGGCTATCACCAAACGCCGATTATTCATGATATTTCCTTTCAAGTGGGTAAAGGGGAATTTCTTGGCATTTTAGGTCCGAATGGGTGCGGGAAGTCCACTTTGCTTAAAATGATTAGCGGCATTTTAAATCCCACTTCAGGAACTGTTTTCATTGATGGTGTGCCGATTGAAAAACATTCGCCCAAGGAGCTGGCCAAAAAAATGACGGTGTTGCCGCAAATTCAAAGCAATGCCTTTTCCACAACCGTCCGGGAAACAGTGGAAATTGGAAGATACCCACACCAAACTGGATTTTTTTCCAGCTGGTCGGAAGAAGACGAAAAAGCGGTTGTCAAAGCGATGGAACTGACGGATGTAAGAAAATATCAAAATACCAATTTGGAGTTTTTATCAGGCGGGGAAAGGCAAAGGGTGTTCATTGCCCAAGCGTTGGCCCAATCTTCAGAGCTTCTTCTATTGGATGAGCCGACAAACCATTTAGACATTGCCCATCAAAAGCAAATATTGGATATGCTTCGCCAAGAAGTAACAGAGCATGGGATGACGGTTGTCGCAGTTTTCCATGATATTAATTTAGCATCCCTCTATTGCGATCGTTTATTGTTGATGGAAGCAGGCAGGGTGAAGGCGTATGGCGAACCCCATGAGGTGATTATTGACCGTCAAATTATGGAAGTATATGATGCGCGGATTTCCACGCAAGCCCATCCGGAGCAGCCGAAGCCGCAAATGGCCATTTTGCCGGATTTTGAGGTGCCTGAAAAGGAAACAATGGTTTCTTTATCCAATATAAAAAAAGGCGAAGATTATATCGCCTTTATAGCGGATTTTCCTTTAAAAGTGTTGTCATCTGCTGTGCACAATGCAGGGATGGGCTGGTATCGAGCATTTATCAATCGGACGGTTCCGCCAGAATATGATATAGAAAACGTTCAAAACGAATTTTTGCAATATCTTGTTCATCAAGGTTTCTCACCAACGAATACAGTAGGGATGATGACGGCGGTTGATACCAAAAAAGCAGTTATCAGGGAGTACCAAGCCTCTTTTGGAAGCCTCATTGTGATTGTAACAGCGGGCGTCGGCAATGCCATTGATGTTTCTCTTGCTTACGAACGGAAGGCTTTTCAACCCATCGGCACGATTAACACATGGGTCATCATCAATGGGAAATTGTCTGATGAAGCTTTTGTTCAAGGGATGATGACTGCAACAGAAGCTAAATCCAAAGCTCTTCAATCAGAAAATGTGATGGATAAACTAACCAATACGATTGCCACTGGAACGCCGACGGACAGCCTGCTTGTTGCTGCCACGCAACAGGGGGAATATATGCAATATGCCGGCCCAATTACGGAAGTAGGAAAAATGATTGCCAAAGGGGTTTATGAAGCAACGGTAGAAGCCATTCAAATATATAAAAGGGAGATGGAATGA
- a CDS encoding cob(I)yrinic acid a,c-diamide adenosyltransferase, with amino-acid sequence MKIYTKTGDQGKTSLIGGRVSKDHLRVEAYGTIDELNSFIGKAATELEPNTFQDILADLEKIQHELFDCGTDLANVMKERKYKLQEASVEALEKRIDALSEELPPLKRFILPGGSPAAATLHIARTITRRAERQVVKMMNEEEVPGVIQKYLNRLSDYFFVAARAVNFRLNVKDVEYIRGGDVFR; translated from the coding sequence ATGAAAATTTACACTAAAACAGGAGATCAAGGGAAAACAAGTTTAATTGGAGGCCGTGTTTCGAAAGATCATCTCCGGGTTGAAGCGTACGGCACCATTGATGAGCTGAATTCCTTTATTGGAAAAGCCGCAACGGAATTAGAGCCAAATACTTTTCAAGATATTTTAGCGGACCTTGAAAAGATTCAACATGAACTTTTTGACTGCGGCACGGATTTAGCGAATGTCATGAAAGAAAGAAAATATAAGCTGCAGGAAGCTTCTGTAGAGGCATTGGAGAAACGCATCGACGCTCTTTCTGAAGAATTGCCGCCTTTAAAGCGTTTTATTTTGCCAGGAGGATCGCCGGCTGCTGCAACCCTTCATATTGCCCGTACGATTACTAGACGGGCAGAGCGCCAAGTAGTGAAAATGATGAATGAGGAAGAAGTGCCAGGAGTCATTCAAAAATATTTAAACCGTTTATCGGATTATTTCTTTGTAGCCGCCCGCGCTGTCAACTTCCGGTTAAACGTGAAAGATGTGGAATACATTCGGGGCGGAGATGTGTTCAGATAA
- a CDS encoding (Fe-S)-binding protein: MSGLLLVNLILFIAVVLYAVSLFAYTVITRLEYIKLGKKEDLNLSFKERFENFWVNVLGQNKLFKDRKSGVMHLILFYAFFIIQLGLIELIIKGYVPGYTFPLGSFHEFFTFMQEWTMFLMLCALIYAAYRRYGEKLERLQWKRDKKAAFVYIALITLCVSIFLALGFETIAHENEPNFVIAPFSGFIALIFGGLSPDVANVLFYVFWWVHMLAVFTFLVFVPQSKQFHEVFVTIGAFFKRAGKAGRLRKIDFDAEEEAESFGVGKIQDFTRTQLLDLYSCVECGRCTNMCPASGTGKMLSPMDLIIKLRDHLTYTGAVVTKKKPWVPTFVWNQTKGNQLAMAAGAEGANIEEIYSPSLIGDVITEEEIWACTTCRNCEDQCPVMNEHVDKIIDLRRYLTMTEGRINPDAQRALNNIERQGNPWGLNRKEKENWRDLDPTVHIPTVKEATKSGEGFEYLFWVGSMGSFDNRSQKIALSFARLLNAAGVKFAILGNKEKNSGDTPRRLGNEFLFQELAQENISEFEKYDVKKIVTIDPHAYNIFKNEYKDFGWEGEVYHHTELLYKLIQEGRLVLNHRVDETIVFHDSCYLGRYNNVYDAPREILKSIPGVQLVEMERNRENAMCCGAGGGLMWMEDRVGTRINVARTEQALATNASIISAGCPYCLTMLTDGTKAKEVEDQIKTYDVCELLERSVFGERVKEEAAEEAATVEEETVELQ; encoded by the coding sequence ATGAGTGGTCTATTGCTGGTGAACTTGATACTGTTCATCGCCGTCGTTTTGTATGCTGTTTCTTTGTTTGCTTATACAGTGATAACGAGATTGGAATATATTAAACTCGGAAAAAAGGAAGACTTGAATTTAAGTTTTAAAGAACGCTTCGAAAATTTCTGGGTCAATGTGCTTGGACAAAATAAGCTGTTCAAAGATCGTAAAAGCGGTGTGATGCACCTTATTTTGTTTTATGCATTCTTTATTATTCAGTTAGGATTAATTGAATTAATTATTAAAGGCTATGTTCCAGGATATACATTTCCTTTAGGCAGTTTTCATGAGTTCTTTACTTTCATGCAAGAGTGGACAATGTTTTTGATGTTATGCGCTCTGATTTATGCTGCTTACCGCCGCTACGGCGAGAAGCTCGAACGCTTGCAATGGAAGCGGGATAAGAAAGCAGCTTTCGTCTATATTGCATTGATTACATTATGCGTTTCCATTTTCCTTGCTTTAGGTTTTGAAACAATCGCTCATGAAAATGAACCGAACTTTGTAATTGCACCGTTTTCCGGTTTTATTGCATTGATTTTCGGCGGCTTGAGCCCGGATGTAGCCAATGTGCTCTTTTATGTGTTCTGGTGGGTGCATATGCTTGCTGTATTCACATTCTTGGTATTCGTGCCGCAATCCAAACAGTTCCATGAAGTGTTCGTTACAATTGGTGCCTTCTTTAAAAGAGCTGGAAAAGCTGGACGCCTTCGCAAAATTGACTTTGATGCGGAAGAAGAAGCTGAATCTTTCGGGGTTGGAAAAATTCAAGATTTTACCCGCACTCAATTATTAGATTTATATTCTTGCGTTGAATGTGGCCGCTGTACAAATATGTGTCCAGCATCTGGTACTGGGAAAATGCTTTCCCCAATGGATTTAATCATTAAATTGCGCGATCATTTAACTTATACAGGGGCGGTAGTGACAAAGAAAAAGCCATGGGTGCCTACATTTGTTTGGAATCAAACAAAAGGAAATCAATTGGCCATGGCAGCTGGTGCAGAAGGAGCAAATATTGAGGAAATTTATTCACCTTCATTAATCGGCGATGTCATTACAGAAGAGGAAATTTGGGCTTGTACAACTTGCCGCAACTGTGAAGATCAATGCCCAGTGATGAACGAGCATGTGGATAAAATTATCGATTTGCGCCGTTATTTAACAATGACAGAAGGACGTATCAATCCAGATGCTCAACGCGCTTTAAACAATATCGAACGCCAAGGAAATCCATGGGGGCTAAACCGCAAAGAAAAAGAAAATTGGCGCGATCTTGACCCAACTGTTCATATTCCGACAGTTAAAGAAGCCACTAAATCTGGCGAAGGATTTGAATATTTATTCTGGGTTGGTTCCATGGGTTCATTTGATAACCGTTCCCAAAAAATTGCGTTATCTTTTGCTCGTTTATTGAATGCAGCAGGTGTGAAATTTGCGATTTTAGGAAATAAAGAGAAAAACTCTGGAGACACGCCGCGACGTCTTGGTAACGAGTTTTTATTCCAAGAATTGGCGCAAGAAAACATCAGTGAATTTGAAAAATATGATGTGAAAAAGATTGTCACAATCGACCCGCACGCATATAACATTTTCAAAAACGAGTACAAAGATTTCGGATGGGAAGGAGAAGTGTACCACCATACGGAATTATTGTACAAGTTGATACAAGAAGGAAGATTAGTATTGAACCATCGTGTAGATGAAACAATCGTCTTCCATGATTCCTGCTATTTAGGACGATACAATAACGTATACGATGCTCCTCGGGAAATTTTAAAATCGATTCCTGGAGTTCAGTTAGTTGAAATGGAACGCAATCGCGAAAATGCCATGTGCTGCGGTGCCGGTGGTGGACTCATGTGGATGGAAGATCGCGTGGGTACTCGTATCAACGTTGCCCGTACAGAGCAGGCTCTCGCGACAAATGCATCTATCATTTCAGCAGGTTGTCCTTACTGCTTAACAATGCTTACAGATGGTACAAAAGCAAAAGAAGTAGAAGATCAAATCAAAACATACGATGTGTGTGAATTGTTAGAACGCTCTGTTTTTGGCGAAAGAGTGAAAGAGGAAGCGGCAGAAGAAGCTGCTACAGTAGAGGAAGAAACAGTGGAATTGCAATAA
- a CDS encoding acetyl-CoA C-acetyltransferase — protein sequence MKTVILEGARTPFGKFGGALSSLSASDLGGIAIKEALKRANVQPDQVDEVIMGTVLQAGQGQIPSRQAAHKAGIPWSVKTETINKVCASGMRSVTLADQLIRLGEEEVIVAGGMESMSNAPYYLTNARWGLRMGDSTVIDGMIYDGLSCSFHPEKVHMGTYGNGTAKEFSISREEQDAWALRSHKRAIQAIDEGKLAEEIVPVEVRTRKEIIIVKEDEAPRRDTSLESLAKLKPAFDKDGTITAGNAPGVNDGACALVLMSEKRAKEEGRTPLAYVLAHAEVAVEPENFPQTPGLVIREILNKANKSIDEIDLIEINEAFAAVALVSNQIAGLDSEKVNVNGGAVALGHPIGASGARIILTLCYELKRRGGGIGIASICSGGGQGDAIMVEVPKQ from the coding sequence TTGAAAACAGTCATTTTAGAAGGGGCAAGAACGCCTTTTGGAAAGTTCGGAGGCGCTCTATCATCGCTTTCTGCTTCAGATCTTGGCGGCATTGCCATTAAAGAAGCGTTAAAAAGGGCAAATGTTCAACCAGATCAAGTAGATGAAGTCATTATGGGAACGGTTCTTCAAGCGGGGCAAGGGCAAATTCCTTCAAGACAGGCAGCGCATAAAGCAGGAATTCCATGGTCTGTCAAAACTGAAACAATTAACAAAGTGTGCGCTTCAGGAATGAGAAGTGTAACACTTGCAGACCAGTTAATCCGCCTTGGAGAAGAAGAAGTGATTGTTGCTGGCGGCATGGAATCTATGTCCAATGCGCCATATTACTTAACTAATGCACGATGGGGGCTCAGAATGGGCGATTCAACGGTCATTGATGGCATGATTTATGATGGATTGTCTTGTTCCTTCCATCCGGAAAAAGTGCATATGGGGACATATGGAAACGGAACAGCGAAGGAATTTAGCATTTCAAGGGAAGAGCAAGATGCTTGGGCGCTCAGAAGCCACAAGCGGGCTATTCAAGCCATTGATGAAGGTAAACTAGCTGAAGAAATTGTTCCAGTCGAAGTACGTACTCGCAAAGAGATAATCATTGTTAAAGAAGATGAAGCACCTCGCAGAGATACATCATTGGAATCGCTAGCAAAGTTGAAACCCGCTTTTGACAAGGACGGTACCATTACAGCAGGAAACGCACCTGGAGTAAATGATGGCGCTTGTGCCCTTGTTTTAATGAGCGAAAAGAGGGCAAAAGAAGAAGGACGCACGCCGCTTGCTTATGTGCTAGCTCATGCGGAAGTGGCCGTTGAACCAGAAAACTTCCCGCAAACACCGGGGCTTGTCATTCGTGAAATCTTGAACAAAGCGAACAAATCCATTGATGAAATTGACTTAATCGAAATCAATGAAGCATTTGCAGCGGTAGCCCTTGTCAGCAACCAAATTGCAGGGCTTGATTCGGAAAAAGTCAATGTCAATGGAGGAGCGGTGGCACTGGGCCATCCAATCGGCGCTTCAGGGGCGAGAATTATCTTAACCCTTTGCTATGAATTAAAGCGTCGTGGCGGCGGAATTGGAATCGCTTCCATTTGCTCCGGCGGCGGTCAAGGGGATGCCATCATGGTAGAAGTGCCAAAACAATAA
- a CDS encoding 3-hydroxybutyryl-CoA dehydrogenase, producing MAIQKVMVVGAGQMGSGIAQVCATAGFEVKLNDIKEEFFERGLSTVTKNLSRDVEKGRKTEEEKEAILNRITKSLSLEDAHDVDIVIEAAIENMEIKQSIFKQLDEIAPEHAILATNTSSLPITEIAAVTKRPEKVIGMHFMNPVPVMKLVEVIRGLATTDEVFKTVEQMAIDLGKTPVEVNDFPGFVSNRVLLPMINEAIYALYEGVATKEAIDTVMKLGMNHPMGPLQLADFIGLDTCLYIMEILHEGLGDDKYRPCPLLRKYVAAGWLGKKTGRGFYTYE from the coding sequence ATGGCTATTCAAAAGGTAATGGTTGTTGGTGCTGGGCAAATGGGCTCTGGCATTGCACAAGTTTGCGCGACAGCAGGTTTTGAAGTGAAACTGAACGATATTAAAGAAGAATTTTTTGAAAGAGGTCTTTCCACAGTTACAAAAAACTTGTCCCGCGATGTAGAAAAGGGGCGCAAAACGGAAGAAGAAAAAGAAGCAATTCTTAATCGCATTACAAAGTCCCTTAGTTTAGAAGATGCTCATGATGTGGACATTGTCATTGAAGCGGCGATAGAAAACATGGAAATCAAGCAATCGATTTTTAAACAGCTGGATGAAATTGCACCAGAACATGCCATCCTAGCGACGAATACTTCATCTCTTCCAATTACGGAAATTGCAGCTGTGACAAAACGCCCTGAAAAAGTCATTGGCATGCACTTCATGAACCCGGTTCCGGTTATGAAACTTGTGGAAGTCATTCGGGGTCTTGCTACAACAGATGAAGTATTTAAAACAGTAGAACAAATGGCGATTGATCTTGGCAAAACCCCAGTGGAAGTAAACGATTTCCCAGGATTTGTATCAAACCGAGTGCTCCTTCCAATGATTAACGAAGCAATATATGCGTTGTATGAAGGGGTTGCCACAAAAGAAGCCATTGATACGGTTATGAAACTTGGAATGAACCATCCAATGGGGCCGCTGCAACTTGCAGATTTCATCGGTTTAGATACATGCCTATACATTATGGAAATCTTGCATGAAGGATTAGGAGATGACAAATATCGTCCGTGCCCACTGCTTCGAAAATATGTGGCAGCTGGCTGGCTAGGCAAGAAAACAGGACGCGGCTTCTACACTTATGAATAA